A window from Canis lupus familiaris isolate Mischka breed German Shepherd chromosome 18, alternate assembly UU_Cfam_GSD_1.0, whole genome shotgun sequence encodes these proteins:
- the ABTB2 gene encoding ankyrin repeat and BTB/POZ domain-containing protein 2 isoform X2, translating into MHHMQGRHPLCPGSSPARQARQPPQPITWSPDALHTLYYFLRCPQMESMENPNLDPPRMALNNERPFMLLPPLMEWMRVAITYAEHRRSLTVDSGDIRQAARLLLPGLDCEPRQLKPECCFSSFRRLDARAATEKFNQDLGFRMLNCGRTDLIHQAIDALGPDGVNTMDDQGLTPLMYACAAGDEAMVQMLIDAGANLDIQVPSNSPRHPSIHPDSRHWTSLTFAVLHGHISVVQLLLDAGAHVEGSAVSGGEDSYTETPLQLASAAGNYELVSLLLSRGADPLLSMLEANGMASSLHEDMNCFSHSAAHGHRNVLRKLLTQPQQAKADVLSLEEILAEGVEESDTSSQGSGSDGPVRLSRTRTKALQEAMYYSAEHGYVDITMELRALGVPWKLHVWIESLRTSFSQSRYSVVQSLLRDFGSIKEEEYNEELVTEGLQLMFDILKSSKNDAVTQQLAAIFTHCYGSSPVPSIPEIRKTLPARLDPHFLNNKEMSDVTFLVEGKLFYAHKVLLVTASNRFKTLMTNKSEQDGNGSKTIEISDMKYHIFQMMMQYLYYGGTEAMDIPAADVLELLSAASLFQLDALQRHCEILCSQTLSVESAVSTYKYAKIHNAPELALFCEGFFLKHMKALLEQDSFRQLIYGRNSKVQGLDPLQDLQSTLAERVHSVYITSRV; encoded by the exons GCCCTTcatgctgctgccgccgctgatGGAGTGGATGCGCGTGGCCATCACGTACGCAGAGCACCGGCGCAGCCTCACCGTGGACAGCGGCGACATCCGGCAGGCCGCCCGGCTGCTGCTGCCCGGCCTGGACTGTGAGCCCCGGCAGCTCAA ACCCGAGTGCTGTTTCAGCTCCTTCCGGAGGCTGGACGCCCGCGCGGCCACCGAGAAATTCAACCAGGACCTGGGTTTCCGCATGCTCAACTGCGGCAGGACGGACCTGATCCACCAGGCGATCGACGCCCTGGGCCCCGACGGGGTGAACACCATGGACGACCAG GGTCTGACGCCGCTGATGTACGCCTGCGCTGCCGGGGACGAAGCCATGGTCCAGATGCTGATTGACGCGGGAGCAAACTTGGACATCCAG GTTCCAAGCAActctcccaggcacccctccatccACCCAGACAGCAGGCACTGGACATCACTGACGTTTGCTGTGCTGCATGGACACATCTCCGTGGTGCAG CTGCTGCTGGACGCCGGGGCCCACGTGGAGGGCTCAGCAGTGAGTGGCGGCGAGGACAGCTACACGGAGACCCCCCTGCAGCTGGCCTCTGCGGCTG GGAACTACGAGCTGGTCAGCTTGTTGCTGAGCCGCGGCGCCGACCCCCTACTCAGCATGCTCGAGGCCAATGGCATGGCCTCCTCCCTCCACGAGGACATGAACTGCTTCAGCCACTCGGCCGCCCACGGCCACAG GAATGTCCTGAGGAAGCTCCTGACGCAGCCCCAGCAGGCCAAGGCGGACGTGCTGTCCCTGGAGGAGATCCTGGCCGAGGGCGTGGAGGAGAGTGACACGTCCAGCCAGGGCAGCGGCAGCGACGGGCCCGTGCGGCTGAGCCGGACCCGCACGAAGGCCCTGCAGGAGGCCATGTACTACAGCGCCGAGCACGGCTACGTGGACATCACCATGGAGCTGAGGGCGCTGG gcGTCCCCTGGAAGCTGCACGTGTGGATCGAGTCTCTGAGGACCTCCTTCTCCCAGTCGCGGTACTCCGTGGTGCAGAGCCTCCTGCGGGACTTCGGCTCCATCAAGGAGGAGGAATACAACGAGGAGCTGGTGACCGAGGGCCTGCAGCTCATGTTTGACATCCTCAAGAGCAGCAAA AACGATGCCGTCACCCAGCAGCTGGCCGCCATCTTCACGCACTGCTACGGCAGCAGCCCAGTCCCCAGCATCCCAGAGATCCGGAAGACTCTGCCCGCCAGGCTCG ATCCTCACTTTCTGAACAACAAGGAGATGTCCGATGTGACCTTCTTGGTGGAAGGGAAGCTGTTTTATGCACACAAAGTCCTGCTGGTGACGGCTTCCAACAG GTTCAAGACGCTGATGACCAATAAATCAGAGCAAGACGGCAATGGCAGCAAAACCATTGAGATCAGTGACATGAAGTACCACATTTTTCAG ATGATGATGCAGTACCTGTACTACGGAGGGACGGAAGCCATGGACATCCCAGCTGCCGACGTCCTGGAG CTGCTGTCGGCTGCCAGCCTGTTCCAGCTGGACGCCCTGCAGAGGCACTGCGAGATCCTGTGCTCCCAGACCCTCAGCGTGGAGAGCGCCGTGAGCACGTACAAGTACGCCAAG ATCCACAACGCCCCCGAACTGGCCCTGTTCTGTGAAGGCTTCTTCCTCAAGCACATGAAGGCACTGCTGGAGCAGGACTCCTTCCGGCAGCTCATCTACGGCCGCAACAGCAAGGTGCAGGGCCTGGACCCGCTGCAGGACCTGCAGAGCACCCTGGCCGAGCGTGTGCACTCCGTCTACATCACGTCCCGGGTCTGA